CGCTGCGGGCCCGGGTCGCGGCGGCCCGGCCGGCCCTGCGCCGCCCGTCCCGCCAGAACGGCTGAGCGGCTGCGGGCACGGCTCACCACAGGCACGGCTGAGGGGCGGCCACCTTGCGGTGGCCGCCCCTCACGTGTGTCCCGGGGTCAGCGGCCCTGTTCGTCCCGGCGGCGCTGCCAGCGCTCCTCGATCCGGTCCATCATGGAGCGTTTGGGCCGCGCCTGCCGACGGGCCACGCCTGGTGGCTGCTCGCCCGGTTTGGGGGCCTTGCGCCAGCCGGTGACGGCCAGCACGGCACAGCCCAGCATGACGAGGAAACCCACCACGCTGACCCAGATGAGCTGCATGACCATTCCGGTCATGAGGAGCGCGATACCGATGAGGAAGCCCGCGACCGCCTGGTAGACCCGTCGGCGGGTGTACGTCCGCAGCCCGTTTCCCTCAAGCGCCGACGCGAACTTGGGATCTTCGGCGTACAGCGCTCGCTCCATCTGCTCGAGCATGCGCTGCTCGTGCTCCGAGAGCGGCACGGAGTCCTCCTCATCGTGCAGTCGCCGGGGCGACCCGGGGGGTCCCTTCAGGATAGGCAGGGAATCGCCCCCGTGAAACCCGCCCCTCTACGCCAATTGGCCAACCGGATTCCGTCATGGCCGTCCGGCTCGCTGAGGCTTCCATTCCCCGGCGGCCGTCTCGTCATGCCGAGCGGTGTACCTCGATCATACGGCGCAAACCGCTCGTTCGGGGGGCCTGTGGCGTACTCCATCCGCGGCCGAGACGCTGATCAGCGCCTGTTCCCGATAGTGCACTCTGGGCACACCGCGCCCCCGTGGCGCTCAGCTCCCGGCGGCACCGGTGGTCTCACCGAGCACGTGGAGCTGGGTGGCGACGGAGTGGAAGGCGGGCAGTTCGGCCGCCGCGGCCTCCAGCCTCAGCAGCGCGTCCACGGCACCGGGCTCGGTGTCCACCAGGACGCCGGGCACCAGGTCGGCGAAGACCCGCACGCCGTGCACCGCGCCGACCCGCAGGCCGGCGCCCTCGACCAGCGCGGTGAGCTGCTCGGCGGTGAACCGGTGAGGCACCGGGTCGCCGCTGCCCCAGCGGCCGTCGGGGTCCTGGAGCGCCTGGTGGGCCTCGGTGAAGTGGCCGGCGAGAGCGCGGGCGAGCACGGCGCCGCCGAGGCCGGCGGCGAGCAGGCTGAGGACGCCGTCGGGGCGCAGCGCGGCGACCGCGTTGCGCACGCCCTCGGCCGGGTCGTCCACGTACTCCAGGACGCCGTGGCACAGGACGGCGTCGTAGCCGCCGGGCTCGACCACGTCGAACAGGCCGTGCGCGTCGCCCTGCACGCCCCGCACCCGGTCGGCGACGCCGGCCTCGGCGGCGCGGCGCTCCAGGGCGAACAGGGCGTTGGGGCTGGGGTCGACCACGGTGACGCGGTGGCCGAGGCGGGCGACGGGCACGGCGAAGTTCCCGCTGCCGCCCCCGGTGTCGAGGACGTCCAGCGAGTCCCGGCCCGTGGCCTTGACCCGGCGGTCGAGAGCGTCTTGCAGGACGTCCCAGACCACGGCGGTACGCAGGGAGGCGCGGGGGCGCGACGGGTCCGACACGGCAGTTGACTCCTCGGCGGGCTGAAGGACTTCAGGCGCCTCCACCCTATTGCCTCCGGCGCCGCAGCAGGTCACCCGCGTCGGCGTCCGCCCCGTGCGTCGCCCCGGGCCCGCCTCGGTGCGCGTCGCGGCCGACGGGCGGACCGGTGTCCCCCAGCCGACGGGCGGACCGGTGTCCCGCAGCCGACGGGCGGGCCGGTGTCTCGTGGCGGACGGGCGGCTACGGGTCGCCCGGCGG
This sequence is a window from Streptomyces rubradiris. Protein-coding genes within it:
- a CDS encoding class I SAM-dependent methyltransferase; translation: MSDPSRPRASLRTAVVWDVLQDALDRRVKATGRDSLDVLDTGGGSGNFAVPVARLGHRVTVVDPSPNALFALERRAAEAGVADRVRGVQGDAHGLFDVVEPGGYDAVLCHGVLEYVDDPAEGVRNAVAALRPDGVLSLLAAGLGGAVLARALAGHFTEAHQALQDPDGRWGSGDPVPHRFTAEQLTALVEGAGLRVGAVHGVRVFADLVPGVLVDTEPGAVDALLRLEAAAAELPAFHSVATQLHVLGETTGAAGS
- a CDS encoding DUF3040 domain-containing protein, which encodes MPLSEHEQRMLEQMERALYAEDPKFASALEGNGLRTYTRRRVYQAVAGFLIGIALLMTGMVMQLIWVSVVGFLVMLGCAVLAVTGWRKAPKPGEQPPGVARRQARPKRSMMDRIEERWQRRRDEQGR